In Halobaculum limi, one DNA window encodes the following:
- a CDS encoding RNA-binding domain-containing protein produces the protein MTTVYSVDARIETPVRDTEVTDRVRDAVETLFPNAEFVSQPGKLVAETHTLDAFSDKLHEQEILDTARREFERNRTEGGFTFSLKKQAAFQGVINFAVGEADELGDIDVTVDVRSPSPEEYIDHLAPPTEDGTPIDPDRR, from the coding sequence ATGACGACCGTCTACAGCGTCGACGCCCGCATCGAAACGCCGGTGCGCGACACCGAGGTCACCGACCGTGTGCGCGACGCCGTCGAGACGCTGTTCCCGAACGCGGAGTTCGTCTCACAACCTGGGAAACTCGTCGCCGAGACGCACACGTTGGACGCCTTCTCGGACAAACTCCACGAACAGGAGATTCTCGACACCGCTCGCCGCGAGTTCGAGCGCAACCGTACGGAAGGTGGCTTCACGTTCAGCCTGAAGAAGCAGGCGGCGTTCCAGGGCGTCATCAACTTCGCCGTTGGCGAGGCGGACGAACTCGGCGACATCGATGTGACTGTCGACGTCCGCTCGCCGTCGCCCGAGGAGTATATCGACCACCTCGCGCCGCCGACCGAAGACGGGACGCCCATCGACCCCGACCGGCGCTGA
- a CDS encoding AAA family ATPase, translated as MRVIGTVGLPGSGKGEAAAVAEEEGVPVVTMGDVIRAECRDRGLDPAEHHGAVAKALREENGPAAIAERSLPLIEAAAADATGDAVLVDGLRAPIELERFRERFGDDFTLVAITAPFDVRAERLGARGRDESDMDIEALKDREARELDFGMGEVIDAADVTIDNTDTLEAFRERVRGVVAGTAEVRE; from the coding sequence ATGCGAGTCATCGGAACGGTCGGCCTGCCCGGAAGTGGGAAAGGCGAGGCCGCCGCGGTCGCCGAAGAGGAGGGCGTCCCCGTAGTCACGATGGGGGACGTCATCCGCGCGGAGTGTCGCGACCGCGGGCTCGACCCCGCGGAACACCACGGCGCGGTCGCGAAGGCGCTGCGCGAGGAGAACGGCCCAGCCGCCATCGCCGAGCGGTCGCTCCCGCTCATCGAGGCTGCCGCCGCCGACGCCACGGGCGACGCCGTCCTCGTCGACGGCCTCCGTGCGCCCATCGAGTTGGAACGCTTCCGCGAGCGATTCGGCGACGACTTCACGCTCGTCGCCATCACCGCGCCGTTCGACGTGCGGGCGGAGCGACTCGGCGCGCGCGGCCGCGACGAGTCGGATATGGACATTGAGGCGTTGAAAGACCGCGAGGCGCGCGAACTCGACTTCGGGATGGGCGAGGTCATCGACGCAGCAGACGTCACCATCGACAACACCGACACACTCGAGGCGTTCCGCGAGCGCGTTCGCGGCGTCGTCGCCGGGACAGCGGAGGTGCGCGAATGA
- a CDS encoding YccF domain-containing protein: MTQRSLLTRALWFVVVGWWATPIVVNAAWFLNATIIGIPIGIKLVNLVPTVLTLKEPRALSAPESGRGQRSLVVRGAYFVLVGWWLSFIWANVAAFLAVTVVGLPVAYWMFNRLPYVTSLYRFDG, encoded by the coding sequence ATGACACAACGGTCACTCCTGACACGCGCCCTGTGGTTCGTCGTCGTCGGCTGGTGGGCCACGCCAATCGTGGTCAACGCCGCGTGGTTCCTCAACGCGACGATCATCGGGATTCCGATCGGAATCAAACTCGTCAACCTCGTTCCCACGGTGTTGACGTTGAAAGAGCCCCGGGCGCTGTCGGCGCCAGAGTCGGGTCGTGGACAGCGCTCGCTCGTCGTCCGCGGCGCGTACTTCGTCCTCGTTGGCTGGTGGCTCAGTTTCATCTGGGCGAACGTCGCCGCGTTCCTCGCGGTGACGGTCGTCGGCCTGCCAGTCGCCTACTGGATGTTCAACCGCCTGCCGTACGTCACGTCGCTGTACCGCTTCGACGGGTGA
- a CDS encoding non-histone chromosomal MC1 family protein: protein MVREDGKRNFALRESDGSEESVFSGNTPRQAALKAARRLEPASSEDAAERIELRLREKGTDKVHIYEGWSWRETAPANKPDWMPDEITEANVAKQGIEHLEN from the coding sequence ATGGTACGTGAGGACGGTAAGCGGAACTTCGCGCTGCGCGAGAGTGATGGATCCGAGGAGAGCGTCTTCTCAGGGAACACGCCGCGACAGGCGGCGCTGAAGGCCGCTCGTCGCCTGGAACCAGCGAGTTCCGAGGACGCGGCGGAACGAATCGAACTCCGGCTCCGGGAGAAGGGGACCGACAAGGTCCACATCTACGAGGGATGGTCCTGGCGCGAAACCGCGCCGGCCAACAAACCCGACTGGATGCCCGACGAGATCACCGAGGCGAACGTCGCCAAACAGGGCATCGAACACCTCGAGAACTGA
- a CDS encoding AbrB/MazE/SpoVT family DNA-binding domain-containing protein, producing the protein MVRKKTLSPSGAKDENGEYHNVHVNLHEDELAVAGLEIGDEVFVRVRDGKIIIQKADPDEVEHDF; encoded by the coding sequence ATGGTCCGGAAGAAGACGCTCAGCCCGAGTGGCGCAAAGGACGAGAACGGCGAGTACCACAACGTCCACGTGAACCTCCACGAGGATGAACTCGCCGTCGCCGGATTGGAAATCGGCGACGAGGTGTTCGTTCGCGTCCGAGACGGCAAGATTATCATTCAGAAAGCGGACCCCGACGAGGTCGAACACGACTTCTGA
- a CDS encoding quinone-dependent dihydroorotate dehydrogenase: MRAYDLAKPALYALPAETAHEYTQRLLRTVQGTPIESLLRDRYTVDDSRLHTEAFGLDFPTPVGVAAGFDKNARVPRALASLGFGHVEVGGVTAERQPGNRRPRMFRLREDEAIVNRMGFNNDGADIVGDRLDAEPAPDVPLGVNVGKSKSTPLEDAADDYLYTYDRVGDHADYVAVNVSSPNTPGLRSLQNRESLERILGTLSDAGADPLLVKFSPDLPTPAIEEALAVVDDLDLDGVIATNTTTERPESLKSPQQAERGGLSGKPIESRATEMIRFIAERTDVPVVGVGGVSDAEGAYAKIRAGASLVQLYTGLVYEGPSLARDINEGVLELLDRDGFDSVADAVGADL, translated from the coding sequence ATGAGGGCCTACGACCTCGCGAAGCCGGCGCTGTATGCACTGCCGGCCGAAACCGCCCACGAGTACACCCAGCGGCTTCTCCGTACGGTACAGGGAACGCCCATCGAATCGCTTCTGCGTGACCGGTACACCGTCGACGACTCGCGTCTGCACACCGAAGCGTTCGGACTCGACTTTCCGACACCAGTCGGCGTCGCCGCCGGCTTCGACAAGAACGCCCGAGTACCGCGCGCGCTCGCGTCTCTCGGCTTCGGACACGTCGAGGTGGGCGGCGTCACTGCCGAGCGTCAACCGGGGAACCGACGGCCCCGGATGTTCCGCCTGCGCGAGGACGAGGCCATCGTCAACCGGATGGGCTTCAACAACGACGGCGCAGACATCGTCGGTGACCGTCTCGACGCCGAACCCGCTCCCGACGTTCCTCTCGGCGTCAACGTCGGGAAGTCGAAGTCCACGCCTCTGGAAGACGCCGCAGACGACTACCTGTACACGTACGACCGCGTCGGCGACCACGCCGACTACGTCGCCGTCAACGTCTCCTCGCCGAACACGCCCGGCCTGCGCTCCCTACAGAACCGCGAGTCGCTCGAACGTATCCTGGGAACGCTCTCGGACGCTGGTGCGGACCCACTGCTCGTGAAGTTCTCACCGGACCTGCCGACCCCGGCCATCGAGGAGGCCCTCGCCGTCGTCGACGACCTCGATCTGGACGGCGTCATCGCGACCAACACGACGACGGAGCGCCCCGAATCGCTGAAGAGCCCCCAGCAGGCCGAGCGCGGTGGCCTCTCGGGCAAACCGATCGAGTCCCGCGCGACGGAGATGATCCGCTTCATCGCAGAACGGACCGACGTACCTGTCGTCGGCGTCGGCGGCGTCTCCGACGCCGAGGGCGCGTACGCGAAGATTCGGGCTGGCGCGAGCCTCGTCCAACTGTACACCGGTCTCGTGTACGAGGGACCGAGCCTCGCGCGCGACATCAACGAAGGCGTCCTCGAACTGCTTGACCGGGACGGCTTCGACTCCGTCGCCGACGCGGTCGGCGCAGACTTGTAA
- a CDS encoding valine--tRNA ligase, which yields MPSGDYDPETAESEWQRRWVDQETYAYDAEAATDPNTVFSIDSPPPTVSGDLHMGHLYGFTLQDFVARFERMNGEMTFFPFGYDDNGIASERLTEEELDIRHQDFERREFQRKCREVCAQYEQQFTENIQGLGVSVDWNHTYQTIEPRVQRISQLSFIDLYEQGREYREKAPAIWCPECETAISQVETEDDEQDSHFHDIEFPVAGSDEAFTISTTRPELLPACVAVFVHPDDDDNQHLVGESAEIPLFGHEVPILADERVDMETGSGIVMCCTFGDQNDIEWYQVHDLDLRVAIDESGHMTEVADEYEGLHSGEAREAIVDDLDEAGALLDRRAIEHTVNVHERCGTSVEFLVTEQWYIELLDKTDEYLEAGREMEWFPDKMFTRYEHWVEGLQWDWLISRQRSSGIPFPVWYCADCDEEVLAEKADLPVDPLSDDAPVDACPACGHDEFVPEDDVLDTWATSSLTPLINAGWDWDEEAAEYTMEHPELYRFDMRPQGHDIISFWLFHTVVKCYEHTDEVPFHETLINGHVLDENREKMSKSLGNVVEPETVLEQFPVDATRYWAAGTAVGDDFPFKEKDLRAGEKLLQKLWNASKLVESLVGGGSEERPDLAHDDLRELDRWLLAELDDLTETLTEQFQHREFSKARDGLRSFFWHTFCDDYLEVAKTRVREADDDDPAARYTLSVAHERFLKLFAPMLAHVTEELWQDMYADAQAGDDFDSIHLREWPDPLGVEADHDAGVAAMSVVGALRRYKSERGLPLNAAVDRVEVYGEGDLGAFADDVRGVMNVGELTVLEEEPEIESVITGIDLDYAQVGPQFGEKVGDIEAAIAQGEYEIADGDLHVADETLGADLFEVERERQYSGTGELLQPEDAVVIVHDDSE from the coding sequence ATGCCCAGTGGGGACTACGACCCGGAGACCGCCGAATCCGAGTGGCAACGGCGATGGGTCGATCAGGAGACGTACGCGTACGACGCGGAGGCTGCGACCGACCCGAACACCGTCTTCTCCATCGACTCCCCGCCGCCGACGGTATCCGGGGACCTCCACATGGGCCACCTGTACGGGTTCACGCTGCAGGACTTCGTCGCCCGCTTCGAGCGGATGAACGGCGAGATGACGTTCTTCCCGTTCGGCTACGACGACAACGGCATCGCGAGCGAGCGCCTGACCGAAGAGGAACTCGACATCCGCCACCAGGACTTCGAGCGCCGCGAGTTCCAGCGCAAGTGTCGCGAGGTCTGTGCCCAGTACGAACAGCAGTTCACCGAGAACATCCAGGGACTGGGTGTCTCCGTCGACTGGAACCATACCTACCAGACTATCGAACCGCGCGTCCAGCGAATCTCGCAACTGTCGTTCATCGACCTGTACGAACAGGGTCGCGAGTACCGCGAGAAGGCGCCCGCCATCTGGTGTCCGGAGTGTGAGACTGCCATCTCGCAGGTCGAGACCGAGGACGACGAACAGGACTCGCACTTCCACGACATCGAGTTCCCCGTCGCCGGAAGCGACGAGGCGTTCACCATCTCGACGACGCGCCCGGAACTGCTTCCCGCCTGTGTCGCCGTCTTCGTCCACCCCGACGACGACGACAATCAGCACCTCGTCGGCGAGTCCGCCGAGATTCCGCTGTTCGGGCACGAAGTCCCCATCCTCGCCGACGAGCGCGTGGATATGGAGACGGGGTCGGGTATCGTGATGTGCTGTACGTTCGGCGACCAGAACGACATCGAGTGGTACCAGGTCCACGACTTGGACCTCCGGGTCGCCATCGACGAGTCCGGTCACATGACCGAGGTCGCCGACGAGTACGAGGGCCTCCACTCTGGCGAAGCCCGTGAGGCTATCGTCGACGACCTCGACGAGGCGGGCGCCCTGCTGGACCGCCGCGCCATCGAGCACACGGTCAACGTCCACGAGCGGTGTGGCACGAGCGTCGAGTTCCTCGTCACCGAGCAGTGGTACATCGAGTTGCTCGACAAGACCGACGAGTACCTGGAGGCGGGCCGCGAGATGGAGTGGTTCCCCGACAAGATGTTCACCCGGTACGAACACTGGGTCGAGGGTCTCCAGTGGGACTGGCTCATCTCCCGCCAGCGCTCCTCGGGTATCCCGTTCCCCGTCTGGTACTGCGCCGACTGCGACGAGGAGGTCCTCGCCGAGAAGGCCGACCTGCCGGTCGACCCGCTGTCGGACGACGCGCCGGTCGACGCCTGTCCCGCCTGTGGTCACGACGAGTTTGTCCCCGAAGACGACGTCCTCGACACGTGGGCCACCTCCAGCCTCACGCCGCTCATCAACGCTGGCTGGGACTGGGACGAGGAGGCCGCCGAGTACACGATGGAGCATCCGGAACTGTACCGCTTCGATATGCGGCCGCAGGGCCACGACATCATCAGCTTCTGGCTGTTCCACACCGTCGTCAAGTGCTACGAGCACACCGACGAGGTGCCGTTCCACGAGACGCTCATCAACGGGCACGTCCTGGACGAGAACCGCGAGAAGATGTCGAAGTCGCTGGGGAACGTCGTCGAACCGGAGACGGTCCTCGAACAGTTCCCCGTCGACGCCACGCGCTACTGGGCCGCGGGGACCGCCGTCGGCGACGACTTCCCGTTCAAGGAGAAGGACCTCCGCGCGGGCGAGAAACTCCTCCAGAAACTCTGGAACGCGTCGAAACTCGTCGAGTCGCTCGTGGGTGGCGGGTCCGAGGAACGACCCGACCTCGCGCACGACGACCTCCGAGAACTCGACCGCTGGCTCCTGGCGGAACTCGACGACCTGACCGAGACGCTCACCGAACAGTTCCAGCACCGGGAGTTCTCGAAGGCCCGCGACGGCCTCCGCAGTTTCTTCTGGCACACGTTCTGTGACGACTACCTCGAGGTCGCCAAGACCCGTGTCAGAGAGGCAGACGACGACGACCCAGCCGCCCGCTACACGCTGTCGGTCGCCCACGAACGCTTCCTCAAACTGTTCGCGCCGATGCTCGCGCACGTCACCGAGGAACTGTGGCAGGATATGTACGCCGACGCGCAGGCGGGCGACGACTTCGACTCTATCCACCTGCGCGAGTGGCCCGACCCGCTCGGCGTCGAAGCGGACCACGACGCGGGCGTCGCCGCGATGTCCGTCGTCGGGGCACTCCGCCGCTACAAGAGCGAGCGCGGACTGCCGCTCAACGCCGCCGTCGACCGCGTTGAGGTGTACGGCGAGGGTGACCTCGGAGCGTTCGCCGACGACGTGCGCGGCGTGATGAACGTCGGGGAACTGACCGTCCTCGAGGAGGAACCAGAGATCGAATCGGTGATCACCGGTATCGACCTCGACTACGCGCAGGTCGGCCCGCAGTTCGGCGAGAAGGTCGGCGACATCGAGGCCGCCATCGCGCAAGGAGAGTACGAGATTGCCGACGGCGACCTCCACGTCGCCGACGAGACGCTCGGTGCCGACCTGTTCGAGGTCGAACGCGAGCGCCAGTACTCGGGCACCGGGGAACTCCTCCAACCGGAGGACGCCGTCGTCATCGTCCACGACGACAGCGAGTAA
- a CDS encoding SDR family NAD(P)-dependent oxidoreductase: MTTAVIAGVGPGLGESVARKFAAGGCSVGLLARSDEYLDDLAADLPTETTAIATDLRDPADIATAFERIRETLGPVDILVNHASAASWTGLMDTSLDAFDRAYEVGPRADFLCAQAAVHDMLDEGGDGDGPGGTIIFTGATTSVRGREGAVGFSMAKFGSRGLAESMARELGPKGVHVAHVVIDGGILGPDVETDTPEQYLDPGAIAESYWHLVQQDRSAWTLELDLRPHVEEF, encoded by the coding sequence ATGACGACGGCAGTGATCGCGGGCGTCGGGCCGGGACTCGGGGAGTCGGTCGCACGGAAGTTCGCCGCCGGAGGCTGTTCGGTGGGACTGCTCGCACGCAGCGACGAGTACCTTGACGACCTCGCCGCTGATCTCCCGACAGAGACGACGGCGATAGCGACCGACCTGCGCGACCCCGCAGACATCGCGACGGCGTTCGAGCGGATTCGGGAGACGCTCGGCCCGGTCGACATCCTCGTGAACCACGCGAGCGCCGCCTCGTGGACGGGGCTGATGGACACCTCCCTCGACGCGTTCGACCGCGCGTACGAGGTCGGTCCGCGGGCAGACTTCTTGTGTGCGCAGGCGGCCGTCCACGATATGCTGGACGAGGGTGGCGACGGAGATGGCCCCGGCGGAACGATTATCTTCACCGGCGCGACCACGTCCGTCCGCGGGCGGGAGGGCGCAGTCGGATTCTCGATGGCGAAGTTCGGGTCGCGCGGCCTCGCGGAGTCGATGGCGCGAGAACTCGGACCGAAGGGCGTCCACGTCGCCCACGTCGTCATCGACGGCGGAATCCTCGGCCCAGATGTGGAGACAGACACCCCTGAACAGTATCTCGACCCAGGGGCCATCGCGGAGTCGTACTGGCACCTCGTCCAGCAGGATCGGAGCGCGTGGACGCTCGAACTCGACCTCCGGCCGCACGTCGAGGAGTTCTAA
- a CDS encoding DEAD/DEAH box helicase, which translates to MKVADAVPEFADAFGFEEFNRMQREALPAILDRDENVVAAAPTASGKTALAELAICETLKEGGTALFIAPLRALTNEKEAEWERFEELGYSVYVVTGERDLNPRRAERADILVMTPEKTDSATRKHESARYGFITDVDCCVIDEVHLLDSDKRGAVLEVTVSRLRRICDPRVVALSATMPNVDDVAEWLDAPPETTFEFGDEYRPVDLETGVKTYTHGDNSFADKYRRLYRALDLAEPHIREEGQALVFVSSRQDTVMAAKKARDEVGERDLEMGARGDYDFHNAAKELDNDTLRHSVVDGVAFHHAGLSKNDKDRVEQWFKEGKIQLLFSTSTLAWGVNLPARCVVIRDTKHHDPLEGEVDISPLDVLQMLGRAGRPGYDDVGYGWVVCDRADADKYRSLLREGKEIESRLAEDIDSHLNAEIALGTISGLDDVMDWLETTFYFVRAATKPEAYDFEGVRDRVRETLESLVDRGFVETDEQLGIEATTLGRLASKYYLRMETAQRFAGLADRDTIDEGAVLHAVASAAEFDSASARSAEADAVDRVLSGIDTSLEGGNRKVLAILHAAVRGSTPSDLRADAWIIRQNALRLLAALREFADAFAGARAANLVRRVEARVDHGVKREAVGLTAIEGVGSGRAESLSAGGLTTPADVVDAGSERLTRAGLSEGVADRVLRQAKDLPNAVVEWGAFPDHIATAENEMLEVTVRNVGGPARAGIRVTANDVEMTEKTLYFTDETTVPVGVFGAPGEDEMRYEVEVVYPELPLLPETDSRIVRVD; encoded by the coding sequence ATGAAAGTCGCAGACGCCGTCCCGGAGTTCGCCGACGCGTTCGGATTCGAGGAGTTCAATCGGATGCAACGGGAGGCACTCCCAGCCATCCTCGACCGCGACGAGAACGTCGTCGCGGCCGCACCGACCGCCTCGGGCAAGACGGCGCTCGCGGAACTGGCGATCTGTGAGACGCTAAAGGAGGGCGGCACCGCCCTGTTCATTGCGCCGCTTCGCGCCCTGACCAACGAGAAGGAAGCCGAGTGGGAGCGCTTCGAGGAGTTGGGCTACTCAGTGTACGTCGTCACCGGCGAACGTGACCTCAACCCTCGCCGCGCGGAGCGAGCGGACATTCTCGTGATGACGCCCGAGAAGACCGACTCCGCGACCCGGAAACACGAGTCCGCACGCTACGGCTTCATTACCGACGTCGACTGCTGCGTCATCGACGAGGTCCACCTCCTCGACTCTGACAAGCGCGGGGCAGTGCTGGAGGTCACGGTCTCGCGTCTCCGCCGCATCTGTGATCCGCGCGTCGTCGCCCTCTCGGCGACGATGCCGAACGTCGACGACGTGGCAGAGTGGCTCGACGCCCCGCCCGAGACGACCTTCGAGTTCGGCGACGAGTACCGGCCGGTCGACCTCGAGACGGGCGTGAAGACGTACACCCACGGCGACAACTCCTTCGCCGACAAGTACCGCCGCCTGTACCGTGCGCTCGATTTAGCAGAGCCACACATCCGCGAGGAGGGACAGGCGCTCGTGTTCGTCTCCTCGCGACAGGACACCGTGATGGCCGCGAAGAAGGCCCGCGACGAGGTGGGCGAACGCGACCTCGAGATGGGCGCCCGCGGCGACTACGACTTCCACAACGCCGCGAAGGAACTCGACAACGACACCCTCCGTCACTCCGTCGTCGACGGCGTTGCCTTCCACCACGCCGGCCTCTCGAAGAACGACAAGGACCGCGTGGAGCAGTGGTTCAAAGAGGGGAAGATCCAACTCCTCTTTTCCACCTCGACGCTCGCGTGGGGGGTGAACCTCCCCGCTCGCTGTGTCGTCATCCGCGACACGAAACACCACGACCCGCTGGAAGGCGAGGTGGACATCAGCCCCCTCGACGTCCTCCAGATGCTCGGCCGCGCGGGTCGCCCCGGCTACGACGACGTCGGCTACGGCTGGGTCGTCTGCGACCGCGCGGACGCCGACAAGTACCGAAGCCTCCTGCGCGAGGGCAAAGAGATCGAGTCCCGCCTCGCGGAGGACATCGACTCGCATCTCAACGCCGAAATCGCCCTCGGCACCATCTCCGGCCTCGACGACGTGATGGACTGGCTGGAGACCACCTTCTACTTCGTCCGCGCGGCGACGAAACCCGAGGCGTACGACTTCGAGGGCGTCCGCGACCGCGTGCGTGAGACGCTGGAGTCGCTCGTCGACCGCGGCTTCGTCGAGACGGACGAACAGTTGGGCATCGAGGCAACGACGCTCGGTCGCCTCGCCTCGAAGTACTACCTCCGGATGGAGACGGCCCAGCGCTTCGCCGGTCTCGCCGACCGCGACACCATCGACGAAGGGGCGGTCCTCCACGCCGTCGCCTCCGCTGCGGAGTTCGACTCTGCCTCTGCACGCTCCGCGGAGGCGGACGCCGTCGACCGCGTCCTCTCTGGTATCGACACCAGTCTGGAGGGTGGCAACCGGAAGGTGCTCGCTATCCTCCACGCCGCCGTCCGTGGGTCGACGCCCTCGGACCTGCGCGCTGACGCGTGGATCATCCGGCAGAACGCGCTCCGCCTCCTCGCGGCCCTCCGGGAGTTCGCCGACGCGTTCGCCGGCGCGCGTGCGGCCAACCTCGTTCGCCGCGTCGAAGCGCGGGTCGACCACGGCGTCAAGCGCGAGGCAGTCGGCCTCACCGCCATCGAAGGCGTCGGCTCCGGCCGCGCAGAGTCGCTGTCTGCGGGGGGCCTCACCACGCCGGCAGACGTCGTCGACGCCGGGAGCGAGCGACTCACCCGCGCGGGCCTCTCTGAGGGCGTCGCCGACCGCGTGCTCCGACAGGCGAAGGACCTGCCGAACGCCGTTGTCGAGTGGGGCGCGTTCCCCGACCACATCGCGACCGCAGAAAACGAGATGCTGGAGGTGACGGTTCGCAACGTCGGCGGCCCTGCCCGCGCGGGTATCCGCGTGACGGCCAACGACGTCGAGATGACCGAGAAGACGCTGTACTTCACCGACGAGACGACCGTTCCCGTCGGCGTGTTCGGCGCGCCCGGCGAAGACGAGATGCGCTACGAGGTGGAGGTCGTCTACCCCGAACTGCCGTTGCTCCCCGAGACGGACTCCCGCATCGTCCGCGTGGACTGA
- a CDS encoding HAD family hydrolase → MSESSGGDDAEAAGGTDSPSTTDAADTSDTPDSAPGTEQAEASDGSAPVVVCFDMDGVLVDSEDYWHAAEREEILPRVLDGDHPDLDEVTGMYYGEIYDYLDAEYETTVSKSEFMNLYDETAETIYGEQVDLLNGARAFVEELRREGVPVALVSSSPRDWIDVVLDRFDLSFDLIAPAEEFDGAGKPEPGLFEAAIADLGGVPARAVVIEDSANGVLGAARSGAYTIAVRDAHNAETDLSAADEVVDRTDPEVLYDAVRQSTRTMRESVSGSNGSSG, encoded by the coding sequence ATGTCTGAATCCTCCGGCGGCGACGACGCCGAGGCGGCGGGTGGCACCGACTCCCCGTCGACGACCGACGCTGCCGACACGAGCGACACCCCCGACTCCGCGCCGGGAACCGAACAGGCGGAAGCGAGCGACGGCTCTGCCCCCGTCGTCGTCTGCTTCGACATGGACGGCGTCCTCGTCGACTCCGAGGACTACTGGCACGCGGCCGAACGCGAGGAGATTCTGCCGCGCGTCCTCGACGGTGACCACCCGGATCTGGACGAGGTGACGGGGATGTACTACGGCGAAATATACGACTACCTTGACGCCGAGTACGAGACGACAGTGAGTAAGTCCGAATTCATGAACCTGTACGACGAGACGGCCGAGACCATCTACGGGGAACAAGTCGACCTCCTCAACGGCGCTCGTGCGTTCGTCGAGGAACTCCGCCGTGAGGGCGTCCCCGTGGCGCTGGTGTCGTCGTCGCCGCGCGACTGGATCGATGTCGTCCTCGACCGCTTCGACCTCTCGTTCGACCTGATCGCGCCCGCCGAGGAGTTCGACGGCGCGGGGAAGCCCGAACCGGGCCTGTTCGAGGCCGCCATCGCAGATCTGGGCGGCGTCCCTGCTCGCGCAGTCGTGATCGAAGACTCCGCGAACGGCGTCCTCGGCGCGGCGCGGTCGGGCGCGTACACCATCGCCGTCCGCGACGCGCACAACGCAGAGACCGACCTCTCGGCGGCCGACGAAGTCGTCGACAGAACCGATCCCGAGGTGCTGTACGACGCGGTCCGTCAGTCCACGCGGACGATGCGGGAGTCCGTCTCGGGGAGCAACGGCAGTTCGGGGTAG
- a CDS encoding topoisomerase DNA-binding C4 zinc finger domain-containing protein, translating into MPPTATVLAGDCTTEFIPATDDRRVHRGRVVVLAKPDRTLLVHDRSGYQPVAWLTRADSLTVEADDDGFAITARDGDRTLSVRSHGAGETVEVPISAAGTPVGECPDSDCGAALVRTGGDVVCLGCGDAYGLPAGASVRDDATCEDCGLPVMEVARGEQFRLCIDYACDSLTDAVRETLDRRFDCPDCGRDLCVREHRGRAFLGCDGYPDCETAFSVPAGTLAVTCLCGLPRFETATGVRCLDGTCERERETGTAGGDGT; encoded by the coding sequence ATGCCGCCGACCGCAACCGTCCTCGCGGGCGACTGTACGACCGAGTTCATCCCGGCAACCGACGACCGCCGCGTCCACCGCGGGCGCGTCGTCGTCCTCGCGAAACCCGACCGCACGCTCCTCGTCCACGACCGCTCCGGCTACCAGCCCGTAGCGTGGCTCACCCGCGCCGACTCGCTGACCGTCGAGGCCGACGACGACGGCTTCGCGATCACCGCCCGCGACGGCGACCGGACGCTCTCGGTGCGTTCACACGGCGCTGGCGAGACGGTCGAAGTTCCAATCTCCGCCGCAGGCACGCCGGTCGGTGAGTGCCCGGACTCCGACTGCGGCGCGGCGCTGGTCCGAACCGGCGGCGACGTGGTCTGTCTCGGCTGTGGCGATGCCTACGGCCTCCCGGCGGGCGCGTCCGTCCGCGACGACGCGACCTGCGAGGACTGCGGTCTCCCCGTGATGGAGGTCGCCCGCGGCGAGCAGTTTCGGCTGTGTATCGACTACGCCTGCGACTCGCTGACCGACGCCGTCCGCGAGACGCTGGACCGCCGCTTCGACTGTCCCGACTGCGGGCGCGACCTCTGCGTGCGCGAACACCGCGGCCGGGCGTTCCTCGGCTGTGACGGCTATCCCGACTGCGAGACGGCCTTCTCGGTCCCCGCAGGCACGCTCGCGGTGACGTGTCTCTGCGGCCTCCCGCGGTTCGAGACGGCGACCGGCGTGCGCTGTCTCGACGGGACCTGCGAGCGCGAGCGAGAGACCGGGACGGCGGGCGGCGACGGAACCTGA